A genomic window from Hyla sarda isolate aHylSar1 chromosome 8, aHylSar1.hap1, whole genome shotgun sequence includes:
- the EMP2 gene encoding epithelial membrane protein 2 has translation MLVVLAFIIIFHITSIALLFIATIDNAWWVGNDFYVDIWKTCLNATTRAVCTEIGSSNNSFQAIQTIQATMILATILCCIGLLSFVLQLFRLKQGERFVFTAIIQFLSCLCVMIAASIYSSMHEEFHPKLNLKDGTFGYSFILAWIAFAFTLINSIMYLILRKRK, from the exons ATGTTGGTCGTACTGGCTTTTATTATCATTTTCCACATAACCTCCATAGCATTGCTATTCATCGCTACAATAGACAAT GCATGGTGGGTTGGAAATGACTTTTACGTTGACATCTGGAAGACCTGTTTGAACGCTACTACACGTGCAGTATGTACAGAGATTGGAAGCAGCAACAACT CTTTTCAGGCTATTCAGACCATTCAGGCGACTATGATCCTGGCTACTATTCTATGCTGCATTGGACTCTTAAGCTTTGTTCTACAACTGTTTCGGCTTAAGCAAGGAGAGCGATTCGTGTTTACTGCTATTATCCAGTTTCTGTCAT GTCTTTGTGTTATGATCGCTGCCTCGATCTACTCTTCCATGCATGAAGAATTCCATCCGAAGCTGAACTTAAAGGACGGCACATTCGGCTACTCCTTCATTCTAGCCTGGATCGCCTTTGCCTTCACCTTAATTAACAGCATCATGTACTTGATACTTAGAAAGCGTAAATAG